Proteins encoded in a region of the Ranitomeya imitator isolate aRanImi1 chromosome 9, aRanImi1.pri, whole genome shotgun sequence genome:
- the LOC138648614 gene encoding uncharacterized protein — protein sequence MTSLKPQLTLPTPQLTPPTPQLTPPTPQLTMPPPLLTLPTPQLTPPTPQLTTPTPQLTPPKPQLASPKPQMTSLKPQLTLPTPQLTPPNPQLTLPTPQLTPSKPQLTQPIPQMTPPKPQLTPPTPQMTPPKPQLTPPTPQMTPPKPQLTPPTPQMTPPKPQLTPPVS from the coding sequence ATGACTTCACTCAAACCACAGCTAACCTTGCCAACACCAcagctgaccccgcccacaccacagctgaccccgcccacaccacagctgaccaTGCCCCCACCACTActgaccctgcccacaccacagctgaccccacccacaccacagctgaccacgcccacaccacagctgaccCCGCCCAAACCACAGCTGGCCTCGCCCAAACCACAGATGACGTCACTCAAACCACAGCTGACCTTGCCAACACCACAGCTGACACCACCCAATCCACAGCTGactctgcccacaccacagctgaccCCGTCCAAACCACAGCTGACCCAGCCCATACCACAGATGACCCCACCAAAACCAcagctgaccccgcccacaccacagatgACCCCACCAAAACCACAGCTGACACCGCCCACACCACAGATGACCCCACCAAAACCAcagctgaccccgcccacaccacagatgACCCCACCAAAACCACAGCTGACCCCGCCCGTTTCATAA